Proteins from one Flavobacterium branchiarum genomic window:
- a CDS encoding L-threonylcarbamoyladenylate synthase, with the protein MAEFIKIYPDKPSEAAIAKVVKVLKNGGLVIYPTDTVYGLGCDITNSRALERIAKIKGVKLEKANFSFICHDLSNISDYVRQIDTATFKLLKRALPGPYTFILPGNNNLPKEFKKKTTVGIRVPDNSIALEIVHQLGNPIVSTSIRDEDDVIEYTTDPELIFEKWQNLVDMVIDGGYGDNVASTIIDLSENEPVVVREGKGSLDIL; encoded by the coding sequence ATGGCAGAATTTATAAAAATATATCCAGACAAACCAAGTGAAGCTGCAATTGCGAAAGTGGTTAAAGTTTTAAAAAACGGAGGATTAGTTATTTATCCAACAGATACTGTTTACGGTTTAGGTTGTGACATTACAAATTCACGTGCACTGGAACGTATTGCAAAAATTAAAGGTGTTAAACTTGAAAAAGCAAATTTCTCATTTATATGCCACGATCTAAGTAATATTTCAGATTATGTGCGTCAAATTGATACAGCTACATTTAAACTACTAAAAAGAGCATTACCTGGTCCGTATACATTTATCTTACCTGGTAACAACAATTTACCAAAAGAGTTTAAAAAGAAAACAACTGTCGGAATTCGTGTTCCAGACAATTCAATAGCATTAGAGATTGTACATCAGTTAGGAAATCCTATTGTTTCAACATCTATACGTGATGAAGATGATGTAATAGAGTATACTACCGATCCAGAACTAATTTTTGAAAAATGGCAAAATTTAGTAGACATGGTAATCGATGGAGGTTATGGTGATAATGTTGCATCAACTATTATCGATTTATCAGAAAACGAACCAGTTGTAGTAAGAGAAGGAAAAGGAAGTCTAGACATTCTCTAA
- a CDS encoding OmpA/MotB family protein: protein MRKIFIALTALMVLSSCVSKKKYAELESKNKETQDLLNSCTVKLNSCLEEKAGLSATVASLKEHNQTLISSSKDLTMLTSKGAENLEKSLESLKEKDLKISRLQDALTKKDSVTLALVTSLKGAVGINDPDIEINVEKGVVFISIADKLLFKSGSYDVTDKAKTVLAKVAKVVNDKPDFECMVEGHTDNVPYKSNGIILDNWDLSVKRSTAIVRVLTNDLGVNPAKLIAAGRSSYVPLVENDSAENKARNRRTRIVVMPKIDQFYDMVEKEMKKQSGK from the coding sequence ATGAGAAAAATATTCATCGCTTTAACTGCACTAATGGTACTATCTTCATGTGTTTCTAAAAAGAAATATGCTGAATTAGAATCTAAAAACAAAGAAACTCAAGATTTACTAAATTCTTGTACTGTAAAATTAAATTCTTGCTTAGAAGAAAAAGCTGGTTTATCGGCTACAGTTGCTTCTTTAAAAGAACACAATCAGACTTTAATAAGTAGTTCTAAAGATTTAACAATGCTTACTTCAAAAGGAGCTGAAAACTTAGAAAAATCTTTAGAGAGTTTAAAAGAAAAAGATTTAAAAATATCTAGACTTCAAGATGCCTTAACTAAGAAAGACAGTGTTACACTTGCTTTAGTTACTAGCTTAAAAGGTGCTGTTGGAATCAACGATCCAGACATCGAAATTAATGTAGAAAAAGGAGTTGTATTTATCTCTATCGCTGATAAATTATTGTTTAAAAGTGGTAGCTATGATGTAACTGATAAAGCTAAAACTGTTTTGGCTAAAGTTGCAAAAGTAGTTAACGACAAACCAGATTTTGAATGTATGGTTGAAGGTCATACAGATAATGTTCCTTACAAAAGCAACGGTATAATATTAGACAACTGGGATTTAAGTGTTAAACGTTCTACTGCTATCGTTCGTGTATTAACAAATGATTTAGGAGTTAATCCAGCGAAATTAATTGCAGCTGGTAGAAGTTCTTACGTACCTTTAGTTGAAAATGATTCAGCTGAAAACAAAGCACGTAACAGAAGAACTCGTATTGTTGTTATGCCAAAAATTGACCAATTCTACGATATGGTTGAAAAAGAAATGAAAAAACAATCAGGTAAATAA